Below is a genomic region from Streptomyces ferrugineus.
AGTTCTCCAGGCCCACCCAGGGGCTGTTCAACATGGACACGACGCCGTTGTCGCTGATGTACGGGTCGTACTCCTGGAAGGCGACGACGTTGCCGAGGATCGGCACGTAGTTGAAGAGCAGAACCAGCACGAGGGCCGGCAGGGTCATCAGGAGCAGCAGCCGGTCGCGTCTGAACCTGACCTTGAGGCTCAGTCTCCCCGATGGACGCTTGTCCTCGGACCCGGTGACGTCGCCGGATGCCACCGGGGTCTTCTCACCAGGGGTCTTCCTCTTCGCCTCGGCCCTGCTCCGAGGCACCGTGCTGTGGGACACGGCCTTCTCCTCGCCTCGAACCCCGGATCAGTTGCCCGCGCTGCCGTTCTCGTCGAGGATCTTCTGGTACCAGTCGCGCAGCTTGTCGCCGCCCTTGCTCTTCCAGTCGGAGACGAACTGCTGCATGTCGCTGATCTTCTTGCGGCCGCGGACGATGTCGTCCTCGAGCTGCTCGACGTCGTTGGAGAGGTTGGTGTACCGGGTGGGCTCGGTGATCTGCATGCCCCAGAAGGAGGACTTCTTGGCGAAGGCGCCCATCCGCTGCTCCCACTCGACCTGGCCCCTGGCGACCTCGGGGAAGTCGGGGTGCGCGAGGGTCGCGGCGGGGCTCGCGACCATGACGTACGCGTTCAGCACGTCGATGTTGCCCTGGTCGGTCTTGGTGGGGACGCCGTCCTTGACGGTGTAGTGGGTGCCCTCCACGCCGTAGTTGGTCATCATGTACTCCTTGGTGCCGTACGGCGCCGCGGTGACGTTGGCGACGGCCAGCACGTCGCGGATGACCGACTCGGAGGCCTTCTTGTTGACGAAGGCGAAGATGCCGGCGGGCTGTTCGGCCCACAGGGTGGGGGCGCCGCCGTCGTGGCCCCAGACGTCCATGCCCCAGATCTTGAAGTCCGGGTTCTGGGCGGCCTGTTCGGCGGTGCGGCTCCACCACTGGGAGATGTTGTTGGGGTAGATCAGGAACTCGCCCGCCGCGAACTTGGGGCCCGGGTCGGGGGCGTTCTTGCCCAGACCGGAGTCGGGGTGGACGACCCCGGCGGCGAAGAGCTTGCGGGACCACTCCAGCGCTTCGAGGAACTCCTCGGTCTCGATGCGGTAGACCAGCTTGCCGTCGACCAGGTTCCAGCCGAGCGGCTTCTCGCTGCCGGAGAGCACGCCGAACGCCTGGAAGGCGGTCCACTTCATGTCCAGGCAGGCCCACCGCTTGGCCTTGGCGTTGGTGATGTCCTTGGCCAGGGCCATGAACTCGTCGCAGGACTTCGGGACTTCGTAGCCCTCCTCGTCGAAGATGTCCTGCCGGTACAGGGGCACCATGCTGGGGGCGGACGGCGCCGGCATCGGCAGGCCTCGCAGCTTTCCGCCGAAGATGGAGCGCCGCCAGGCGTCGGTCGGGATCGCGGCGAGGTTCGGGTACTCCTTGACCGCGTCCCCGGAGAGGTAGGGCCCGAGGTCGACGAACTTGCTGATGATGGCGCTGGGTATCTTGCCGCCCATGTTCCAGCCGGGGACGACCACCACGTCCGGGACGTCGCTGGAGGCGAGGACCGCGCCGAGCTTCTGGTCGTAGGTGTTGCCGTCCTGGTTCTGCCACCGGACGTCGACGCCGATCAGGTCGTTCATCGCCGTGTAGTAGGCGTTGTTCTGCTTGGGCGGCGATCCCCAGAACGGCGACATGATGGTGACCTTGCCGCCCTTGCCGAGCTTCTCGGGCACCGAGGTCTTCAGGTCCGCCAGGTCCAGCTTGCTGGTGAAGCCGATCGCCGAGCCGTTCTTGGCCGGGATGTCCGGCGTCACCACGTTGCTGGCCACATACGCCGGCAGGATCTTCTTCGCGTCCTTGCCCGAGGTCGTACCGTCCCGCGACCCGCTCTCCGACCCGCCGCACGCGGCGAGCAAGGGCATCCCACCGGCCACCGCTGCGGTGGCGGCCGCTGTGGAGGCGAGGAAGCTTCTCCGGCTGGGTCCGGAGGAGGCGGAGGCGGCGTTCGGCGTCATTGCGTCAACCCTTCATGGCGCACCTGGACACCCGGCGGGGGCCGTCGGCTGCGGTGTCTTGAGCGGAACTGGCTGAGCTGAAGCGGTCCTCCGACCACTACGACGAATTCCGGAGTCGAATCCGCAGTCGAAGCGCTTCGATGTTGCTGTGAGGTTAAGTGAACACCCATGGGTACACAAGGGTCACCTCCAAGATTCCTCCGAGGTGTAGTAAGGGACCTTTCCTTATGCACCGCTTGAAGTAACGGCGCTGATCCCTTGACACTCGCCCTTGAGTCGAATGAGCATCGAAGCGCTTCGAAAGCACCAAGCCGATCCATCGCAAGGGGATCCCCACGTGACCGCACCCACGCCGCACACGCCGCCGTTCCGTGATCGGCGACTGCCGTTCGCGAAGCGCATCGACGATCTGCTGTCGCGACTCACCCTCGACGAGAAGATCGGATTCCTGCACCAGTTCACGCCCGCCGTCGAGCGCCTCGGCATCGCGGCGTTCCGCACCGGCCAGGAAGCCCTGCACGGTGTCGCCTGGATGGGCCCGGCCACCGTCTTCCCCCAGGCCGTCGGCCTCGGCGCGACCTGGAACACGGATCTCGTACGACGCGTCGGCGAGGCCGTCTCCAAGGAGACCCGCGCGATGCGCGCCCGCGACGAGCGCGTCGGCCTCAACGTCTGGTCCCCCACCGTCAACCTGCTGCGCCACCCCCTGTGGGGCCGCGGCGAGGAAGGCTACTCCGAGGACCCGAAGCTCACCTCGGCCATCGCCGTCGCGTACACCCGTGGCCTGCGCGGCGACCATCCGACGTACTGGCGCACCGCGCCCGTCCTCAAGCACTGGCTGGCGCACAACAACGAGACGGGCCGCGACGTCACATCGTCCTCGGTCCGCCCGCGCGTCCTGCACGAGTACGACCTGCGCGCCTTCCGCGAGACGGTCGAGGCGGGCGCGACGGCCGGGGTGATGCCGGCCTACAACCTGGTCAACGGCCGCCCCAACCACGTCTCGCCGTATCTGAACGAGCACCTGCGCACCTGGACCGACGACGACCTGCTGGTCTGCTCGGACGCGGGCGCGCCGTCCAACCTGGTCGACTCCGAGCACTACTTCGACACCCACGAGGAGGCCACGGCCGCCGCGCTGCTGGCCGGCGTCGACAGTTTCACCGACCACGGCACCGACAGCTCGAAGATCACCGCACGGGTCCGCGGGGCCCTGGACAAGGGGCTGCTGGCCGAATCGGACCTCGACACGGCGGTGCGCCGTCAGCTCTCGGTCCGCTTCCGCCTGGGCGAGTTCGACCCGGAGTACGACCCGCACGCGCCCACCAAGGACTTCGACACCCCGGCGCACCGCGCCCTCGCCCAGGAGGCCGCCGAGCAGGCGGTGGTCCTGCTCAAGAACAGTGCCGGCCTGCTGCCGCTCGCGCCGGACACCCGGCTCGCCGTGGTCGGACTGCTCGCCGACGAGTGCAAGCTCGACTGGTACAGCGGCACGCTCATCCACCGCTCGACCCCGCTGGAGGGCCTGTACGAGCGGTTCGGTGCGGAGCGGGTGGAGTTCGCGGAGGGCGTGGACCGGGTCCTGCTCAAGACACGGGCCGGAACCTTCCTGCACGTCCCCGAGGCGGACGCCGCCGACGAGGTGCGCGGCGCGGAGGGCGCTCTCGACCCGGCGCTGCTGGCCGGCCGTACGGACCTGCCCGCGCTGACCACCGACCCGGCCGGCACCGAACTCGCCCTCATCGACTGGGGCGAGGGCGTGCTGACCCTGCGCGCGCCCGACGGCCGCTACCTCTCGGTCGCCGAGGACGGCCGGGTCCGCGCCTCCGCCGACCAGCCCGGCGGCTGGGTCGTCCAGGAGACGTTCCGCCTGGAACCACACGAGAACGGACACCTCCTGAAGCACATCGGTACGGGTCGCCCCGTCTCAGTCGCCGCCGACGGCGTCAGGGTTGCCGATGAGGACCCGGAAATCTTCGAGCTGATCATCGTCGAACGCGGCGAGGACGCAGTGACCCGTGTCACCTCGCAGGCGGATGTGGTCCTGGTCGTCGCGGGCAACGACCCGCACATCAACGGCCGCGAGACCGAGGACCGCACGACGCTGGCCCTCCCCACCCACCAGGAGCGCCTGCTGCGCGCGGCCTGCGCCGCCAACCCGAACACGGTGCTGGCCCTGATCTCGGCGTATCCGTACGCCGTCGATCACTCGGCCCTGCCCGCGCTGCTGTGGACCTCCCACGGCGGCCAGGCGACCGGCACCGCGCTGGCCCGCGTCCTGGCCGGCGACGTCTCCCCCGCCGGCCGCCTTCCGCAGACCTGGTACGCCGACGACAGCGACCTGCCCGACCTCCTCGACTACGACGTGATCGGCAGCCGCCAGACGTACCTCTACTTCGAGGGCACCCCGCTGTTCCCGTTCGGCCACGGCCTGTCGTACGCGACGTTCTCGTACGCCGACCTCGAGACCCGTACGACGGACGACTCGCTGCACGTCTCCTTCACCGTCACCAACACCGGCGACATGACGGCCGACGAGGTCGCCCAGCTCTACGGCCGCGCCGTGGACCCGGCGGTGCCGCGCCCGCGCCGCGAGCTGCTGGCGCACAGCCGGGTGACGCTGGCCCCCGGCGAGCGGAAGGAGCTGACCTTCGACATCCCCTTGTCCGCCTTCGACTTCTGGGACGTCTCACGCCCCGGCTGGCGCCGCGAGCCCGGCCCGTACGAACTGCTGGCCGGCGCCTCCAGCGAGGACGTCCGGCTGCGTACGACGGTGATCCTGGACGGCGAGGAGGCCGCGCCGCGCCCGGTCCTCCGGCGCGGTCTGGCGGCGGCCGACTTCGACGAGCAGAGCGGCATCGCGATCGTCGACCGCACGAAGACGTCGGGCGACGCGGTGACGCCGGCCCAGGGCACGTCGGGGGAACTGGTCTACCGGGACTGCGACTTCGGGGACGGCATCAGCGAGGTGTCCGTGACGGTGGCGGGTGAGGGCGTGGTCGACGTGTCGTTGGACGGGGGTGCCGTGCTCGCGTCCCTGACGCCACAGACGCCCACCTCAGGACCGTACGACTACACCACGGTCACCGCCGGGATGCTCGCCGAGGGCGTCCGCGATGTCCATGTCAGACTGCGCGGCCCACTGCGGCTGGCGCACGTCGGCTTCTCCGGTTGAGGGTCCGGAGGAAGCCGGCACAAGGAAGGGGTCCGGCACCGGAAGGCATCGGTGCCGGGCCCCTTCAGGAAGCCCAGACTAGCTGAAAATGGTTCCCATTTACTAGAGAGCGAGGCCCGTGAGGACCATCACCCGCTCGTAGGTGTAGTCGTCCATCGCGAACTTCACGCCCTCCCGGCCGACGCCGGACTGCTTGGCGCCGCCGTACGGCATCTGGTCGGCGCGGTAGGACGGCACGTCGCCGATGACGACACCGCCGACCTCCAGCGCCCGGTGGGCACGGAACGCGGCCTGGAGGTCATGGGTGAACACACCCGCCTGGAGGCCGTACTTGGAGTCGTTGACGGCGGCGAAGGCGGCGGCCTCCCCGTCGGCCTTCTGCACGGTGAGGACCGGCCCGAAGACCTCCTCGCAGGCGAGCGTGACGTCGGCCGGTACGTCGGTGAGGACGGTCGGCGCGTAGGAGGCGCCGTCGCGCTTGCCGCCGGCGAGAAGGGTGGCCCCGGCGGCGACGGCTTCGTCCACCCACGTCTCCACGCGCTTGGCGGCGTCCTCGCTGACCAGCGGCCCGACGTCGGTCGCGTCGTCGCTCGGGTCGCCGGTGACCTGGGCCTCGACGGCGGCGACGATGCGCGGCAGGAGGCGGTCGTAGACGGACGCGTCCGCGATCACCCGCTGCACGGAGATGCAGGACTGGCCGCCCTGGTAGTTGGAGAAGGCGGCGATGCGGCCGGCGGCCCGGTCCAGGTCCTCGTCGGAGGCGAAGTCGGCGAGCACGACCGCCGCGCCGTTGCCGCCGAGCTCCAGGGTGCAGTGCTTGCGCGGCACGGAGTCCATGATCGCGTAGCCGACCTTCTCGGAGCCGGTGAAGGAGATCACGGGCAGCCGCGGGTCCTGCACCAGCGCGGGCATCCGGTCGTTCGGCACCGGGAGGATGCTCCAGGAGCCGGCCGGAAGCTCGCTCTCGGCGAGCAGCTCACCGATGAGGAGCCCGGAGAGCGGGGTGGCCGGGGCGGGCTTCAGGACGATCGGGACGCCGGCGGCGATGGCCGGGGCGATCTTGTGGGCGCACAGGTTGAGCGGGAAGTTGAAGGGCGCGATGCCGAGGACGACGCCCTTGGGGAAGCGCCGGGTGAGGGCGAGCCGCCCCTGGCCGCCGAGGTCGGTGTCGAGCCGCTGGGCCTCGCCGCCGTTGAACCGCCGGGCCTCCTCGGCCGCGAAGCGGAACACGGACACGGCGCGGCCGACCTCGCCGCGGGCCCACTTCATGGGCTTGCCGTTCTCGGCGGAGATCAGCCGGGCGATCTCCTCGGTCCGCTCGACGAGCCGCCTGCTGACGTGGTCGAGGGCGGCGGCACGCACATGGGACGGGGTCGCCGCGAACTCGTCCCGGACGGCGTACGCGGTGGCCACGGCCTCCTCGATCTGCGCGTCGCTGGGCACGCTCACGGTGCCGACGACCCGCCCGTCCCACGGAGAGGTCACATCGAAGCTGTCCTCGCCGCTGACCTGGCGGCCGGCGAGCCAGAAGGCGTGGGTGGCTGTCACCTTCTCTTTTGGCATGGTGAGTCCCGGCCCTTCCGCGTTTGGGGATGTCCTGGTGTTTCGTGGTCCACGGTAGGGCGGTGCGGGCCCAGCGGTGTTTGTCCGGGGTGTAGTGGTGGCGGCGAGGGGTGCGCCGTATTGGCGGAATCGGACCTGGGCCCGGCTTACGGCTGGGGCCTCGAACTCCGGCCCAGGAACAGCCACAGCCCGACGAGCAGCACCGTGCACAGAGACCAGCTGCCCACCACGTCCAACGGCCAGTGGTAGCCGCGCCGGACGAGCCCGAAGCCGACGCCGAGGTTGAGGACGGCGCAGAGGGCGAGCAGCGCCCGGCGGGCGGGGGCTGAACTCAGCCACGGCAGGAGCAGCAGCGTCGCGGCACCGTAGGCGATGGCGGCCGTGGCGGTGTGGCCGGACGGGTAGTAGCCGGTGGCGGGCGGCACAGCCGGGGTGCCGGGGCGGTCGGTGAGTTCCTTGAGGGGGACGATCAGCGCCGGGACCAGGGCCATGAGGGCGGCGGCCGCGGTGGCCGGCCACCACCAGTGGTGTGTACCAATGCGGTGATGCCGCCAGGTGACGTACGCCAGGGCGACGGCCAGCACGGGCACGGCGACCGGCACATTGCCCAGGTCGGCGAGGAACTCGGAGACGCGGTCGGGATGGATGAGGGCCCGGCCGGCCGCCTCGTCGAGGTCGGCCAGCGGGCCGTCGGCCACGACCTGCCAGGTGATGAGCGTGAAGAGAAGGGCGGGAAGCCCGAGAAGCCCGAGAAGGAGAAAGAGGGAGGTCGGCCGCCCCGGAACAGGGGGGGTGGTTCCGGGGCGGCCGTCCGGATCGGATGGTCGCGCGCCCCGGGGGGTTTGGGGCGGGCGACTGTCCGATCGGTGAGGAGATCCGGAGCCGGAAGCTCCGGGTGTGTGCGCGAGGGCACGACCAGGTCGAAGCTGGGGAGGCCTCGGCCCGAAGTCGCCCAGAGTCCCCTCTGGGCGGGGTGTATCTCTCATCTGCTTAGAACCTACGACAGGGCGATGGGGTTAGACAGACGGAATCGCGTCCTGCCATCCACCTCGCACACCTTCTTCACACGCTCTGACGGTAGCCGCCCCAGCCCCGGAACCACGGATGGCGCCGGGACCGGGGCGCAAGGGGTTCCCGGGGCCGGGAACCTGGTGCTCACCAGTGGTTTTGCCGTGACCTCAGATGCGGGTGAAGGCCTGCTCGATGATGTCGAGGCCCTCGTTCAGCAGGTCCTCGCCGATGACCAGCGGGGGCAGGAAGCGCAGCACGTTGCCGTAAGTGCCACAGGTCAGGACCAGCAGGCCCTCGGCGTGGCAGGCCTTGGCGAGCGCGGCGGTCGCCTCCGGGTTCGGCTCCTTGGTGGTGCGGTCCTTGACCAGCTCGATGGCGATCATGGCGCCACGGCCGCGGAGGTCGCCGATGATGTCGAACTTCTCGGCCATGGCGGCGAGGCGGGCCTTCATGACCGCCTCGATGTTCTTCGCCCTGGCGTTGAGGTCGAGCTCCTTCATGGTCTCGATCGCCCCCAGCGCACCGGCGCAGGCGACCGGGTTGCCGCCGTAGGTGCCGCCCAGGCCGCCCGCGTGCGCGGCGTCCATGATCTCGGCGCGACCGGTCACGGCGGCGAGCGGAAGACCACCGGCGATGCCCTTGGCCGTGGTGATCAGATCAGGAACGACGCCCTCGTCCTCACACGCGAACCACTGCCCCGTACGGCAGAAGCCGGACTGGATCTCATCCGCGACGAAGACGATCCCGTTGTCGGCGGCGAACTTGCTGATCGCCGGGAGGAAGCCCTTGGCCGGCTCGATGAACCCGCCCTCGCCGAGGACCGGCTCGATGACGATCGCGGCGACGTTCTCCGCGCCGACCTGCTTGCTGATCTGGTCGATGGCCTGCGCGGCGGCCTCCGGGCCCGCGTTCTCGGCACCGGTCGGCCAGCGGTAGCCGTACGCCACCGGCACCCGGTACACCTCGGGCGCGAACGGCCCGAAGCCGTGCTTGTACGGCATGTTCTTGGCGGTCAGCGCCATGGTCAGGTTGGTACGCCCGTGGTAGCCGTGGTCGAAGACGACGACGGCCTGGCGCTTGGTGTACGACCGCGCGATCTTGACGGCGTTCTCGACGGCCTCGGCGCCGGAGTTGAACAGCGCCGACTTCTTGGCGTGGTCACCGGGCGTCAGCTCGGCCAGCGCCTCGGCGACGGCGACGTAGCCCTCGTAGGGCGTGACCATGAAACAGGTGTGGGTGAAGTCGGCGAGCTGCGCGGTCGCGTTGCGTACGACGGCCTCGGCGGAGGCGCCGACGGACGTCACTGCGATGCCGGAACCGAAGTCGATGAGCCGGTTGCCGTCGACGTCCTCGATGATGCCGCCGCCCGCGCGCGCGGTGAACACGGGCAGCACGGAGCCCACGCCCTGCGCGACCGCGGCGGTACGGCGGGCCTGCAGCTCCTGCGACTTCGGACCGGGGATGGCGGTGACGACGCGGCGCTCCTGAGGAAGGTCGCTCATGAGGGGCTCCTGGGGGTTTTGCGGACGCTTGTCTTGTTCTTTTCTCGCAGGCTAGGGGCGGGAGCGGGGGGTGGGCATGCTCCATGTGGGCGTTGTCGGGAGGGCATGTTGTCCGTGGTGGACATGGCGTTCGCGAAGACACCCGGCCGTGTAAGCGGTGAACTCCCCAGGGGAGGGCGTTAGATTGACTCGCTGATGGTGGATGCCACGGATGGAACGGCTGGTCAGGGGGCAAGGGCGATGGACAGCGACGGGACGCAGGACGCGCGGGGCACGCATGCGACGCCTGTGCCGCGATCACGCTCCGCCGTGCCACCGATGCCGTCGGCGCCGCCGGTTTCGGGTGGTTCGGCGTTTTTGGCTTGGCTACGGACGCCCCGACCGGAGGCGGCACCCGGTGTATGGCGGTTCGGGCATGTCCCTCGGCCGGATCAGGAGCCGGAAGAGATTCCGACCCGGCAGTTGCTGAGCGGGGCTCTGGTCGCGTTTCTCGTGGGGTGGCTGATCTGGTCTCTGTTGTCGAACGGCTACCTCGGAGGCTGGTGGTTCATTCCGTTCGACCTGATCGTCCCCGACTCCTGGCGCGGTAGCGACAGCAGGGTCGGCAACCTGTTGCTCTACGACGGCTACGACCTGCTCGTCGTCCTGATCATCATGATGGCCGCGGGCAAACTCGGCCGCTGGGGAGAGGTCTGGCGGCGGTTCGTCGCGCCTCGTCTGAAGCGGCCCGAGCGCCAGCAGGAGCCCGCGATTCCTCCGGAGGACCCCTCGTCCTGGCCGGCGATGCGGGCCGCCGGGGCCGTCGATGCTGCTGAGCGGCTTGCCGGTGATGCGCGGTCGGGGGTGATGCGGGACGTCGACTACGCCCGGATCGCCCGTGCCTGGCAGGGCGTGCGCAGTGGGCGGCACGACCTGGCGACCTTCAGGGGTGCCGTGCTCAAGGACGGCGCCGCCGCCTGTCTGCACCCCTCCGGCGAGCGCGACCTGCCCTCCCGCGTCGCCCGGCACGACCTCGTCAGCGGCCAGGTGCGGCTCGGCACGACCGCCGACGACCCGCGCAATCCGTACGCCTATCGCGGCACCGGCCTGGGCCTGGGCCCCGATCTGCTCGGCACCTCCCTGCTCGCGGTCGGCCCGGCCGGGTCCGGCAAGACCGGTACCGTGGTGCGGCCGCTCGCCGAGTCGCTGTGTCTGCACGCGCTGGCC
It encodes:
- a CDS encoding aldehyde dehydrogenase family protein; translated protein: MTATHAFWLAGRQVSGEDSFDVTSPWDGRVVGTVSVPSDAQIEEAVATAYAVRDEFAATPSHVRAAALDHVSRRLVERTEEIARLISAENGKPMKWARGEVGRAVSVFRFAAEEARRFNGGEAQRLDTDLGGQGRLALTRRFPKGVVLGIAPFNFPLNLCAHKIAPAIAAGVPIVLKPAPATPLSGLLIGELLAESELPAGSWSILPVPNDRMPALVQDPRLPVISFTGSEKVGYAIMDSVPRKHCTLELGGNGAAVVLADFASDEDLDRAAGRIAAFSNYQGGQSCISVQRVIADASVYDRLLPRIVAAVEAQVTGDPSDDATDVGPLVSEDAAKRVETWVDEAVAAGATLLAGGKRDGASYAPTVLTDVPADVTLACEEVFGPVLTVQKADGEAAAFAAVNDSKYGLQAGVFTHDLQAAFRAHRALEVGGVVIGDVPSYRADQMPYGGAKQSGVGREGVKFAMDDYTYERVMVLTGLAL
- the gabT gene encoding 4-aminobutyrate--2-oxoglutarate transaminase → MSDLPQERRVVTAIPGPKSQELQARRTAAVAQGVGSVLPVFTARAGGGIIEDVDGNRLIDFGSGIAVTSVGASAEAVVRNATAQLADFTHTCFMVTPYEGYVAVAEALAELTPGDHAKKSALFNSGAEAVENAVKIARSYTKRQAVVVFDHGYHGRTNLTMALTAKNMPYKHGFGPFAPEVYRVPVAYGYRWPTGAENAGPEAAAQAIDQISKQVGAENVAAIVIEPVLGEGGFIEPAKGFLPAISKFAADNGIVFVADEIQSGFCRTGQWFACEDEGVVPDLITTAKGIAGGLPLAAVTGRAEIMDAAHAGGLGGTYGGNPVACAGALGAIETMKELDLNARAKNIEAVMKARLAAMAEKFDIIGDLRGRGAMIAIELVKDRTTKEPNPEATAALAKACHAEGLLVLTCGTYGNVLRFLPPLVIGEDLLNEGLDIIEQAFTRI
- a CDS encoding extracellular solute-binding protein yields the protein MTPNAASASSGPSRRSFLASTAAATAAVAGGMPLLAACGGSESGSRDGTTSGKDAKKILPAYVASNVVTPDIPAKNGSAIGFTSKLDLADLKTSVPEKLGKGGKVTIMSPFWGSPPKQNNAYYTAMNDLIGVDVRWQNQDGNTYDQKLGAVLASSDVPDVVVVPGWNMGGKIPSAIISKFVDLGPYLSGDAVKEYPNLAAIPTDAWRRSIFGGKLRGLPMPAPSAPSMVPLYRQDIFDEEGYEVPKSCDEFMALAKDITNAKAKRWACLDMKWTAFQAFGVLSGSEKPLGWNLVDGKLVYRIETEEFLEALEWSRKLFAAGVVHPDSGLGKNAPDPGPKFAAGEFLIYPNNISQWWSRTAEQAAQNPDFKIWGMDVWGHDGGAPTLWAEQPAGIFAFVNKKASESVIRDVLAVANVTAAPYGTKEYMMTNYGVEGTHYTVKDGVPTKTDQGNIDVLNAYVMVASPAATLAHPDFPEVARGQVEWEQRMGAFAKKSSFWGMQITEPTRYTNLSNDVEQLEDDIVRGRKKISDMQQFVSDWKSKGGDKLRDWYQKILDENGSAGN
- a CDS encoding phosphatase PAP2 family protein, giving the protein MGDFGPRPPQLRPGRALAHTPGASGSGSPHRSDSRPPQTPRGARPSDPDGRPGTTPPVPGRPTSLFLLLGLLGLPALLFTLITWQVVADGPLADLDEAAGRALIHPDRVSEFLADLGNVPVAVPVLAVALAYVTWRHHRIGTHHWWWPATAAAALMALVPALIVPLKELTDRPGTPAVPPATGYYPSGHTATAAIAYGAATLLLLPWLSSAPARRALLALCAVLNLGVGFGLVRRGYHWPLDVVGSWSLCTVLLVGLWLFLGRSSRPQP
- a CDS encoding glycoside hydrolase family 3 C-terminal domain-containing protein; this translates as MTAPTPHTPPFRDRRLPFAKRIDDLLSRLTLDEKIGFLHQFTPAVERLGIAAFRTGQEALHGVAWMGPATVFPQAVGLGATWNTDLVRRVGEAVSKETRAMRARDERVGLNVWSPTVNLLRHPLWGRGEEGYSEDPKLTSAIAVAYTRGLRGDHPTYWRTAPVLKHWLAHNNETGRDVTSSSVRPRVLHEYDLRAFRETVEAGATAGVMPAYNLVNGRPNHVSPYLNEHLRTWTDDDLLVCSDAGAPSNLVDSEHYFDTHEEATAAALLAGVDSFTDHGTDSSKITARVRGALDKGLLAESDLDTAVRRQLSVRFRLGEFDPEYDPHAPTKDFDTPAHRALAQEAAEQAVVLLKNSAGLLPLAPDTRLAVVGLLADECKLDWYSGTLIHRSTPLEGLYERFGAERVEFAEGVDRVLLKTRAGTFLHVPEADAADEVRGAEGALDPALLAGRTDLPALTTDPAGTELALIDWGEGVLTLRAPDGRYLSVAEDGRVRASADQPGGWVVQETFRLEPHENGHLLKHIGTGRPVSVAADGVRVADEDPEIFELIIVERGEDAVTRVTSQADVVLVVAGNDPHINGRETEDRTTLALPTHQERLLRAACAANPNTVLALISAYPYAVDHSALPALLWTSHGGQATGTALARVLAGDVSPAGRLPQTWYADDSDLPDLLDYDVIGSRQTYLYFEGTPLFPFGHGLSYATFSYADLETRTTDDSLHVSFTVTNTGDMTADEVAQLYGRAVDPAVPRPRRELLAHSRVTLAPGERKELTFDIPLSAFDFWDVSRPGWRREPGPYELLAGASSEDVRLRTTVILDGEEAAPRPVLRRGLAAADFDEQSGIAIVDRTKTSGDAVTPAQGTSGELVYRDCDFGDGISEVSVTVAGEGVVDVSLDGGAVLASLTPQTPTSGPYDYTTVTAGMLAEGVRDVHVRLRGPLRLAHVGFSG